Within Flavobacteriales bacterium, the genomic segment TCAAAACTTGAAAACCAGAGGTGAATTTCTGCAGGTCTCCAGCCGTGAGCGACTCTTGTCCTGAGATGCTTACGTGAACGGTTTCGTTCTCAACGCCATCGATTTGCTTTTTCAAGCGAACTTGCTTCAAGTTCAGGATGATCTCCGTTACGTCATCTACAACACCTTTAATCGTGGAGAACTCATGGTCGACACCTTCGATGCGCACGCTCGTAAAGGCATATCCCTCAAGACTGCTGAGCAATACTCTTCTAAGAGCATTACCGATGGTCAAACCATATCCTGGTTCGAGCGGACGAAATTCAAACTGTCCCTCCAAATCAGTAGAGGTGTTCATGATTACTTTATCTGGCTTCTGAAAGTTGAGGATTGCCATATTCTTGAGCGGATTAAGTCTGTTATTACTTAGAGTACAATTCGACGATCAACTGTTCCTTGATGTTCTCCGGGATTTGTTGACGATCTGGAATAGCAAGGAATTTTCCTTCCATGGTCTCCCCATTCCATTCGATCCATTCGTACTGACCAGCTCTGTTGTCGCGCAAAGAGTCCTCGATAACAACTAGTCCTTTACTCTTTTCACGAACTCCTACTACATCACCTGCACTCAGGGTCATTGAAGGAATGCTAGCGACCTCACCATTCACGAGAATGTGACGGTGCGATACCAACTGGCGTGCTTGACGACGTGAGTTCGCAATACCCATGCGGAAAACCACATTGTCTAAGCGAGCCTCACAAAGTTGGAGCAATACTTCACCAGTTACACCCTTACTACTCGAGGCCTTCTTGAACATGTTCGAGAATTGACGCTCCAATAGACCGTAAGTGTACTTAGCTTTTTGCTTCTCCATTAACTGGATAGCATATTCGCTCTTCTTTCCACGGCGCTTGTTAACACCGTGCTGTCCAGGAGGATAGTTTCTTTTCTCAAAAGAACGATCCGGTCCGAAAATAGCTTCTCCGAAGCGACGAGCGATTTTAGTTTTTGGTCCTCTATATCTTGCCATTACTGATAACTTTCTACGATATGATTATACACGACGACGCTTAGGTGGACGGCAGCCATTGTGTGGCAAAGGCGTAACGTCGATGATCTCGGTAACGTCAATACCGGAATTGTGAAGGGCACGAATAGCGCTCTCTCGTCCATTACCAAGGCCCTTTACGTACACTTTCACCTTTTTCACCCCGGCCTCGCTTGCGCGACCTGCGCAATCTTCTGCAGCAACCTGAGCTGCATACGGAGTATTCTTCTTAGAGCCTCGGAAGCTCATTTTCCCAGCAGACGACCAAGAAATTACTTGGCCAGTCTTATTAGTCAAAGAAATGATGATGTTATTGAAAGAAGCGCTAATATGCGCTTCTCCGATCGCATCGACCTTTACTTTGCTCTTTCTTACTTTTTTAGTCGTCTTCGCCATTAGACCTTATGTTTATTTAGTTGCTTTTTTCTTGTTAGCAACTGTTTTCCGTTTTCCTTTACGTGTTCGGGAGTTGTTTTTGGTACGCTGACCACGCAATGGCAATCCGGCTCGGTGACGGATTCCACGGTTGCATCCGATATCCATAAGGCGCTTGATGTTCGTTTGAACTTCTGAACGAAGTTCTCCTTCTACCTTGTACTCCTCGGAGATGATGTTACGAATACGTGCCAACTCGTCATCAGACCAGTCTTCAACTTTGGTATTGACGTCTACATCTGCTTTCGTCAAAATCTCTTCAGATCGACTCATTCCGATACCGAAAATGTAGGTCAAACCAATTACTCCTCTCTTGTTTCTGGGCAAATCCACCCCTGCAATACGTGCCATAAGCTTGTCTTGTTACAAAATCAGATTAACCCTGACGTTGCTTAAATTTTGGATTTTTCTTGTTGATGACGTACAAACGACCCTTGCGACGGACGATCTTGCAGTCAGCACTTCTCTTTTTCAATGACGCTCTTACTTTCATGCCTTTGCGTTTTTTCTTTTAGTAGCGATACGTAATTCTGGCCTTAGACAAATCATACGGAGACATCTCGAGCTTTACCTTATCTCCCGGAAGCAATTTGATGTAGTGCATTCTCATCTTTCCTGAAATGTGAGCTGTTACTACATGCCCGTTTTCAAGCTCCACGCGAAACATCGCGTTGGATAATGCTTCTACAATTGTTCCGTCTTGTTCGATTGCCGCTTGTTTGGCCATAAATCAGCGTTCAAATTTATATTGATGCTCCTGTTGTTGTTCTTCCTTTCAATCTTCCCGTTTTCATCAAACCATCATAGTGACGGTTCAATAGATACGATTCAATTTGCTGAAGTGTATCGAGTACAACTCCTACCATGATCAGCAGGGATGTTCCTCCGTAGAATTGAGAAAACTGTTGATTAACTCCTGCCTTCATTGCGAATGCCGGTAAAATGGCGATCAACGCCAAGAAAATAGAACCGGGCAACGTAATTCTAGACATCACCGTATCCAAGAAATCAGCTGTAAGTTTTCCCGGTTTCACGCCTGGAATAAATCCACCATTTCTCTTCATATCATCTGCCATCTGGTTCGTATTAACGGTAATGGCAGTATAGAAATAAGTGAAGATGATGATCATCAAGGCAAAGATGAAGTTGTACCAAAAACCTTGAAAATTCGAGAACTCGTTAATGAACCAATTGCTCTCACCACCGGTAAAGCCTGCTAAGGTAATAGGCACGAACATGATGGCTTGGGCGAAAATGATCGGCATTACCCCTGCGGCATTCACCTTCAAGGGCAAATACTGACGAACTCCACCACCGTATTGCTTGTTACCTACAACTTGTTTCGCGTACTGAACCGGAACCCTGCGTACACCTTGCACCAGAGCTACAGAGAACAGGATCACGACCAATAAAATCACGATCTCGACAAGGAGAACGACCAATCCACCACCTGTACTTTCAAGGCGAGATACGAACTCTTGCACAAATGACTTTGGAAGGCTAGCAATGATACCGATCATAATGATCAAGGAGATTCCGTTTCCGATTCCTCGGTCGGTGATCTTCTCTCCCAACCACATTGTAAAGATTGTTCCGGACACGAGGAGTACCATACTGCTGAACCAGAAAGTTCCAGGTCCCAACAAAAATGCCGTTTCAGGCAACTGCGATTGAAGGTTTGCAATGTACCCTGGGGCCTGTGCAGCGGTAATAAGTATGGTCAAGTATCGAGTGATCTGATTGACCTTCCGACGACCGCTCTCTCCTTCCTTTTGCAACTTCTGTAGATAAGGAACAGCCAATCCCATCAACTGTATCACAATGGACGCAGAGATGTAGGGCATGATTCCCAACGCAAGGATCGAAGCCTGCGCGAATGCACCACCAGTAAACAGGTTCAAGAGACCCAAAAGTCCCGATGACGCTTGTTCTTGTAAGGCCTCTAATTGCGCTGGATCGATACCCGGAAGAACTACGTACGATCCTAAACGATACACGAGCAGAAAACCCAATGTAGTTAGGATACGATTCCGGAGTTCCTCGATCTTCCAGATATTGTTGATTGTTTCTATAAACTTCTTCATCCTATAGGTTTAGAGCAAGTTTACAGATCCACCCTTTTCCTCGATCGCACTTTTGGCTGAGGCAGAGACTTTGTGTACGGTAATGTCCAATTTGGCTTCCAACTCACCACGACCTAAGATCTTGATCTTGTCGTTCTTGCTGGCAAATCCATTAGCGATGAAGGTGTCGATATTAATTTCTCCCTTCACTTTTTTGTCGTCAACCAAACGCTGGAGGGTATCCAGGTTAATGGCTACATACTCAACGCGATTAGGATTCTTGAAACCGAATTTTGGAACACGACGTTGAAGTGGCATTTGACCTCCTTCAAAACCGATCTTCTTCGAGTATCCAGAGCGAGATTTCGCTCCTTTGTGCCCACGCCCGGAAGTTCCGCCTTTCTTGCTTCCCTCTCCGCGGCCTACTCGGTTTCCCTTTTTGTTTGATCCTTTCGCAGGTTGCAGATTACTTAAATCCATTTCTATCAATTATTCAGGCAGAGCCTAATTATTCAACAATTTCGATCAAGTGGCTCACCTTTGCGATCATTCCTCGAATTTGAGGAGTATCGTTGTGCTCAACGACTTGATTCATCTTTTTGAAGCCCAATGCGATCATTGTGTCCTTCTGACGCTTGGGACGGTTGATCACGCTTCGTACTTGTTTTACTTTAATTGTAGCCATTTCGAAGATGGTAATTATCCGTTAAATACTTTTTGAACAGAGATTCCACGTTGTGCTGCTACTGCACCTGCATCGCGCAAGTTCAAAAGTGCGTCCATGGTTGCCTTTACAGCGTTGTGTGGATTCGAAGATCCCTTCGACTTCGCCAATACATCATGAACTCCAACGGCCTCAAGAACAGCGCGCATTGCACCTCCAGCGATTACTCCAGTACCATGGGCAGCAGGGCGAATAAAAACGCGAGCGCCACCGAATTTCCCTTCCTGAGCGTGAGGAATGGTTCCTTTAACCAATGGAATGCGAACCAAGTTCTTCTTAGCATCCTCGATTCCTTTGGTGATCGCTTCTGATACTTCTTTCGATTTACCCAAACCGATTCCTACTACTCCGTTTTCATCACCAACTACCACGATGGCAGAGAATCCGAAGGTACGACCCCCTTTGGTCACTTTAGTTACCCGTTGAATCCCAACCAAACGGTCTTTTAGTTCGATTCCGGTTGGCTTAACTCGTTGGACGTTTTTGTACTCTGTTAACATATCTTCCTTAAAATTTTAGACCTCCTTCGCGGGCGCCTTCTGCCAATTCTTTAACACGACCATGATACAGGTAACCATTGCGATCGAAGCTGCACTCCGAAATTCCTTTCTCGGCTGCTTTAAGCGCTACGGACTTACCTACTTCACGAGCTACTTCTTTCTTGGTTCCTTCGGATTTGATCTCCTTTTCCAAAGATGAAGCACTTACGATGGTCTCGCCAGTTAGATCATTGATCAATTGGGCGTAGATCTCTTTGTTGGAACGGAAAACTGACAGTCTAGGACGTTCGTTGTTTCCAGTAACTTTTTTACGGACACGCATTTTAATGCGTTGTCTTCTTTCGGATTTTGTCAATGCCATAATTCTATCCTCCTATTAACCTGCAGCCTTACCTGCTTTACGACGAATATATTCTCCAGTGAAGCGCACTCCTTTTCCTTTGTACGGTTCTGGCTTGCGGAATGAACGAATCTTTGCGGCCACCATTCCCAATAACTGGTTGTCATGAGAACTTAAAAGAACCGTAGGGTTTTGTCCCTTTTCAGACTTCGTTTCAACTTTTACCTCGCCTGGTATCTCAAAAATAATATTGTGACTGTACCCCAAAGAGAGATCCAATTTTTGACCTTGATTACTGGCGCGGTATCCAACTCCAACGAGCTCCAGTGATTTAGTGAAACCATCGGTCACACCTTTTATCATGTTGCTGATCAAAGCGCGATTAGTACCGTGGAGTGCCTTAAGCTGCTTTGATTCATTCTCACGAACCAATTCCAAGGTACCTTCTTCAAGCGTTGCCGTAATTCCGGTAGAGAGTTCAAGGCTCATCTCACCTTTCGGGCCCTTCACACCAACCATTTGGCCATCAATCTTGACCTCAGCTCCTTGTGGAATCTCAATCGGGTTTTTACCAATACGTGACATCCTCTAAGTCTTTTCTTTTATTAATAAACGTAGCAGAGCACTTCTCCACCAACATTCTCTTGACGAGCCATTTTGTTCGTCATAACACCATTCGAAGTTGAGACGATAGCAATTCCCAAGCCATTCAATACGCGTGGCATTTTTTCAGCGTTGCTGTATTGACGAAGACCCGGACGGCTTACGCGCTCAAGTTTCTTGATAGCAGGCATCTTGGTTTTCGCATTGTATTTCAAAGCTATACGCAAAACACCTTGTTTGTTGTCTTCTTCTACTTTGTAGTCGCGGATATAACCTTGTTCTTTAAGAATCTTGGCGATTTCTACCTTGATCTTTGAAGATGGCACATCAACTACTTTGTGTCCAGCCAACATCGCATTTCGCATGCGAGTCAATAAATCTGCAATTGGATCTGTTGTCATTTTTCTAAAGCTCTTTTATTACCAGCTGGCTTTCTTTACTCCAGGAATTAACCCTTGATTCGCCATTTCGCGGAAAGTCACCCTTGAGATTCCGAATTGACGCATATATCCTTTAGGGCGCCATGTTAATTTGCAACGGTTATGAAGACGTACGGGAGATGCGTTCTTTGGCAATTTCTGAAGTGCTTCGTAGTCACCTGCAGCCTTCAAAGCTGCACGCTTTTCCGCGTATTTGTCTACCAGTGCTTGACGTTTGCGCTCACGCGCTTTCATTGATTCCTTGGCCATTGCTTACTTTTTAAAAGGAATTCCAAATTGTTTCAAAAGTGCCTTTGCCTCTGCATCTGTTTCGGCACTCGTTACAAATGTGATATCCATACCGCTGATACGGTTCACTTTATCAATATCGATCTCTGGGAAGATGATCTGCTCGGTGATTCCCAGGTTGTAATTTCCACGACCATCGAAACCCTCATCTACCCCACGGAAGTCACGAATACGTGGCAATGCCGCTACGATAAGGCGCTCCAAGAATTCGTACATTCTCTCTCCACGTAGAGTAACTCGTGCACCGATAGGCATGCCTTTTCTCAACTTGAAGTTACTGATGTCCTTCTTTGACTTAGTCGAAACGGCCTTCTGACCTGCGATCATGGTCATTTCTTCCAATGCCGATTCGATCACTCGCTTATCAGCCACAGCTTCACCAACTCCTTGGCTCAGAACGATCTTCTTCAGTTTAGGTACGCGCATTACATTCGTGTAACCAAACTCTTCGGTCAAAGCAGGAACGATACGCTCCTTGTACTCGGTAGTTAATCTCGGTTTGTAGTCACTCATTTCAATACCTCCCCGGATGTTTTAGAATACCTTTCAATTTTACCTTCATCATTCACGCGACGTCCGATTCGGGTTGGCTCTCCTGATTTAGGATCTAGAACCATCAAATTTGAAATGTGAATGGGTACCTCTTCTTCGGTGATACCACCTTGTGGATTCGCTGCACTCGGCTTAACGTGTTTTGTAACCACGTTCACACCTTCTACGATAGCTCGTGATTTAGCTGGGAATACCTCAAGTACTTTTCCCTGCTCGCCTTTGTACTCTCCAGCGATCACTTGTACACTATCTCCTTTTTTCAAATGAAGCTTGGTCATTTTTTCTCTTTTTATAGTACCTCTGGAGCGAGTGATACGATTTTCATGTATTGCTTGTCTCGCAACTCACGAGCTACTGGTCCAAATACACGAGTACCGCGCATTTCACCTGCTGGGTTCAAAAGAACACAAGCGTTATCGTCAAAACGGATATAAGATCCATCTGGTCGACGTACTTCTTTTTTAGTGCGAACCACTACAGCACGAGAAACCTGACCTTTTTTCACACTTCCTGAAGGAAGCGCATCCTTGATCGTAACGACGACATTGTCACCGACCGATGCATAACGACGCTTCGTACCCCCCAGAACGCGGATCACCAACACTTCCCGTGCTCCTGTGTTATCCGCAACTTTCAGACGTGACTCCTGCTGTAACATTACTTCGCTCTTTCAATAATTTCTAACAAGTGCCAATTCTTGTTCTTGCTCATTGGACGCGTTTCCATAATACGAACCGTATCGCCGATGTTGCAGTCGTTCTGCTCATCGTGAATCATGAACTTAGAAGTCTTCTTCACGAATTTTCCGTACATCGGGTGCCTTACTTTGCGCTCGATCATAACCACAGCCGATTTATCCATCTTATTGCTGGTTACGATACCGATACGCTCTTTCCTTAAATTTCTTGCTGTTGTTTCCATAAAGCCAAATTAATTGGAGGCTTGTTCTGCGTTTCTCTTGGTCAATTCAGTGTTCAAGCGAGCAATGGTCTTTCTCATTTGACGCAATTCCATAGGATTTTCCAATTGAGAAACTGCGTGACTCATCTTAAGCTCTGCCAAACGGTTATTCTCCTCGCCGATACGCTCGATCAATTCGGCTGTCGACATTTCAATGATTACTGATTGTTTCATCTCGGCAATATTATTGTCCAGTATAGTCTCGGCGTACAACAAACTTGGTCGTGATCGGCAGCTTCTGAGCGGCCAAACGGAGTGCCTCTTTCGCCACATCCATTGGAACTCCATCAAGCTCGAACAACATACGGCCCGGCTTTACAACCGCTGCCCAGTATTCTGGCGCTCCTTTACCCTTACCCATTCGAACCTCTGCTGGTTTCTTAGTGATCGGCTTATCGGGAAATACGCGAATCCAAAGCTGTCCTTCACGTTTCATGTAACGTGTAGCTGCAATACGAGCAGCCTCGATCTGACGAGATGTCATCCACGTTTGTTCGAGTGCTTTGATACCAAAAGCTCCGAAGGCCAACTGGTTTCCGCGTTGAGCGTTCCCCTTCATGCGACCCTTCTGTACGCGACGAAATTTGGTTCTTTTCGGCTGTAACATCTTAGTTGCCTTTTATCTTTTCTTCTTACTTCTTTCTTCTTCTTCCTCCAGCTGGACGTCGGCCACCGCCGCCACCTTGAGCTGCTGCTTTACCAGCTTTCTGTCCAAGGACATTCGACAAGTCACGCTTACCGAATACCTCGCCTTTCATGATCCAAACTTTCACACCCAAACGTCCGTAAGTCGTGTGTGCTTCGATCAATGCATAGTCAATATCCGCACGGAATGTGTGCAATGGAGTACGACCATCCTTGAACATCTCAGTACGAGCCATCTCGGAACCATTCAATCGACCACTGATCTGGATTTTGATACCTTCTGCTCCCATTCGCATGGCAGCTGCAATAGCCATTTTAGTTGCACGACGGTAAGAGATACGTCCTTCGATTTGGCGGGCGATACTAGACGCTACCAAATGCGCGTCCAATTCGGGGCGCTTGATCTCGAAGATGTTAATTTGGACTTCCTTTCCGGTAAGTTTCTTCAACTCCTCTTTCAACTTATCAACCTCTTGACCGCCTTTTCCGATAATGATTCCTGGACGAGCAGTTGTGATGGTCACTGTGACCAATTTCAACGTACGCTCGATGATGATTCGAGATACACTAGCTTTAGACAAGCGAGCATACAGGTAGTTGCGAACTTTCTTGTCCTCGGCGAGTTTATCGCCGTAATCCTCTCCGCCGTACCAATTCGACTCCCATCCGCGAATGATACCAAGTCTATTACCTATTGGATTCGTCTTCTGTCCCATCGTATCTTATTCTTCAGTGTTTTTGCGCGTATCCAAAACCATAGTAACGTGGTTAGAACGCTTACGAATTCTATGAGCTCGTCCTTGAGGAGCAGTTTGCAAACGCTTCAACATGCGGGCGCTATCTACATACACTTCCTTGATATACAAACCTGAGTCGACATCAAAGGCCGCATCGAACTTCTGTTCCCAATTCGCGATCGCACTCTGCAAAAGCTTCTCCATACGTTGAGCAGCCTCCTTATTGGAGTACTTCAACATAAACAACGCTTTATCTGCGTTCATTCCGCGAACCATATCAGCGACCAAGCGCATTTTGCGAGGCGAGGTCGGACAATTGCGTAGTTTTGCAAAGGCTACTTCTTTGTTTGCCTCTTTGCGCGCTTCCGCTACGTTGTGTTTTCTTGAACCCATTTCTAATTCTTTTCTCTAATTAGACAATTATCGTTTGCCCTTGTCTTTCTTGTTACCTGCGTGTCCACGGAATGTGCTCGTCAATGCGAACTCACCCAATTTGTGACCAACCATGTTCTCCGTAACATATACTGGAACGAATTGACGTCCGTTGTGCACTGCAATCGTCATTCCGACGAAATCAGGAGTGATCATTGACGCACGAGACCAGGTCTTAATCACACCCTTTTTACCACTTTCTGCTTGTGCCAATACCTTGCGCTCAAGTTTGAAGTGTACGTATGGGCCTTTTTTTAATGATCTTGCCATGACTTATTTCTTTCTACGTTCAATGATATAACGGTTGCTAGCTTTTTTCTTAGCACGGGTTTTGAATCCTTTAGCAGGAACACCGTTGCGCGAGCGTGGGTGACCTCCTGACTGACGGCCTTCGCCACCGCCCATTGGGTGATCGACCGGGTTCATAGCAACACCACGAGTACGTGGACGACGACCTAGCCAGCGCTTACGACCAGCCTTACCCAGACGCTCCAAAGCGTGATCACTGTTCGAAACGACTCCGATAGTCGCCAAACATGTAACGAGGATCATACGGGTTTCGCCAGAAGGCGTTTTCAATACCGCGTAACGCCCTTCACGAGCTGCCAACTGAGCATATGTACCGGCACTACGCGCCATCATACCTCCCTGACCAGGACGCAACTCTATGTTGTGGATAATGGTACCCAATGGAATTTCACTCAAGTACAATGCATTACCTGCATTAACAGGTGCTCCCTTACCAGAGATGACCTCTTGACCAACATTCAAACCGTTAGGAGCTAGGATGTAACGCTTTCCTCCGTCAGCGTACTTAATCAACGCGATACGCGCACTTCGGTTTGGATCATACTCAATAGAAGCGACGACTCCAGGAACGTCAAATTTATCGCGCTTGAAGTCGATAGCTCTGTACCGACGCTTGTGACCACCACCAACGTAGCGCATGGTCATTTTACCCGAATTGTTACGACCACCTGACTTAGACTTTCCCTTGGTCAGTCCTTTTTCAGGTTTATCCGTAGTTACGTTCTCGTAATTGTTCGCGAAACGAAAACGCTGCCCTGGAGTTGTCGGTCTTAATCTCTTTACAGCCATCTCAATTATATATTGCTATAGAAGTCGATCATTTCGCCTTCCGCGACGGACACGATCGCCTTCTTATATGAGTTAGTTTTACCCTCGATCATACCCCCTTTGGTATAACGAGACTTACTCTTTCCATTATAGTTCACCGTGCGCACCTCTGTAACTGACACGCCGTATTTGCTCTCAATAGCTTTCTTGATCTCGACCTTATTAGCACCTCGGGCAACCAAGAAACCGTATTGATTCAGGTCCTCTGCCAGCCCCGTCATTTTTTCCGTAATAATCGGTTTGACCAATACACTCATGATTTCTATTCGCTTAATAAGGTTTCAATCTTTTCAATTGACCCTTCAGTCAAAATCAACTTATTTGCCTCTAAAGTTTTGTAAGTATTTAATTCTGAGGCAGTTACGATTTCAACACCCTGTAAATTTCGGGAGGACAAATGTACGTTTTTATTTGGCTCAGCCAGCACAACTAGTGATTTTTTCGAATCACCACTAACTGCTGAAAGGACTACTGCGAAATCTTTGGTCTTTGGAGAGTCAAAATTGAGATTCTCCAAAACAACGATATTCGAGTCTTTAGCCTTATAGCTCAAAGCCGAGACACGAGCCAAACGCTTCACTTTCTTGTTCAGTTTGAACCCGTAGTTTCGTGGCTGCGGTCCAAAAATTCGACCACCACCGCGGAAGATCGGAGACTTTATACTACCTGCACGGGCAGTACCTGTTCCTTTTTGCTTCTTAATCTTACGGGTACTTCCGGCGATCTCAGCGCGCTCTTTGGCTTTGTGAGTACCCTGACGCTGATTGGCCAAATACTGCTTAACATCCAAATAGATCGCGTGGTCGTTCGGTTCTACTCCGAAGATGGAATCGTTCAGGGTGACTTTGCGCCCTGTGTCTTTTCCGTTTTTATCTAATACTGCTAAATTCATCACTTACGAATGATTAAGTAGGAGTTCTTTGGTCCGGCAACCGAACCTTTAACCACCAACAAATTCTTTTCAGGTACCACTCTTAAAACCTCGAGGTTCTCAATAGTTACCCGTTGGTTTCCTGTTTGACCCGCCATGCGCATTCCTTTGAATACACGTGCCGGATAAGAAGCTGCTCCGATCGAACCGGGAGCACGCTCGCGGTTATGTTGACCGTGAGTACGTTGACCAACTCCACCAAAACCGTGACGCTTTACTACCCCTTGGAAACCCTGACCTTTAGCGTTGCTCGTAACGTGCACGTACTCTCCTGGTTCAAACAAATCCACGGTAACAGTATCTCCCAAGGTCAAATCACGTCCGAAGTCCTTACGGAATTCTACGACTTTGCGCTTTGGAGTGGACTTAGCTTTCTTGAAGTGTCCGGTCAAAGCCTGACCAGTGCTCTTTTCACTGCGCTCGTCAAATCCGAGCTGAACGGTGCTGTAGCCTTCTTTTTCTATGGTCTTCACCTGAGTGACCACGCATGGCCCAG encodes:
- the rplP gene encoding 50S ribosomal protein L16, with the protein product MLQPKRTKFRRVQKGRMKGNAQRGNQLAFGAFGIKALEQTWMTSRQIEAARIAATRYMKREGQLWIRVFPDKPITKKPAEVRMGKGKGAPEYWAAVVKPGRMLFELDGVPMDVAKEALRLAAQKLPITTKFVVRRDYTGQ
- the rpsC gene encoding 30S ribosomal protein S3 — protein: MGQKTNPIGNRLGIIRGWESNWYGGEDYGDKLAEDKKVRNYLYARLSKASVSRIIIERTLKLVTVTITTARPGIIIGKGGQEVDKLKEELKKLTGKEVQINIFEIKRPELDAHLVASSIARQIEGRISYRRATKMAIAAAMRMGAEGIKIQISGRLNGSEMARTEMFKDGRTPLHTFRADIDYALIEAHTTYGRLGVKVWIMKGEVFGKRDLSNVLGQKAGKAAAQGGGGGRRPAGGRRRKK
- the rplV gene encoding 50S ribosomal protein L22 — protein: MGSRKHNVAEARKEANKEVAFAKLRNCPTSPRKMRLVADMVRGMNADKALFMLKYSNKEAAQRMEKLLQSAIANWEQKFDAAFDVDSGLYIKEVYVDSARMLKRLQTAPQGRAHRIRKRSNHVTMVLDTRKNTEE
- the rpsS gene encoding 30S ribosomal protein S19 is translated as MARSLKKGPYVHFKLERKVLAQAESGKKGVIKTWSRASMITPDFVGMTIAVHNGRQFVPVYVTENMVGHKLGEFALTSTFRGHAGNKKDKGKR
- the rplB gene encoding 50S ribosomal protein L2 translates to MAVKRLRPTTPGQRFRFANNYENVTTDKPEKGLTKGKSKSGGRNNSGKMTMRYVGGGHKRRYRAIDFKRDKFDVPGVVASIEYDPNRSARIALIKYADGGKRYILAPNGLNVGQEVISGKGAPVNAGNALYLSEIPLGTIIHNIELRPGQGGMMARSAGTYAQLAAREGRYAVLKTPSGETRMILVTCLATIGVVSNSDHALERLGKAGRKRWLGRRPRTRGVAMNPVDHPMGGGEGRQSGGHPRSRNGVPAKGFKTRAKKKASNRYIIERRKK
- the rplW gene encoding 50S ribosomal protein L23: MSVLVKPIITEKMTGLAEDLNQYGFLVARGANKVEIKKAIESKYGVSVTEVRTVNYNGKSKSRYTKGGMIEGKTNSYKKAIVSVAEGEMIDFYSNI
- the rplD gene encoding 50S ribosomal protein L4, producing the protein MNLAVLDKNGKDTGRKVTLNDSIFGVEPNDHAIYLDVKQYLANQRQGTHKAKERAEIAGSTRKIKKQKGTGTARAGSIKSPIFRGGGRIFGPQPRNYGFKLNKKVKRLARVSALSYKAKDSNIVVLENLNFDSPKTKDFAVVLSAVSGDSKKSLVVLAEPNKNVHLSSRNLQGVEIVTASELNTYKTLEANKLILTEGSIEKIETLLSE
- the rplC gene encoding 50S ribosomal protein L3, translating into MSGIIGKKVGMTSIFDEQGKNHACTVIEAGPCVVTQVKTIEKEGYSTVQLGFDERSEKSTGQALTGHFKKAKSTPKRKVVEFRKDFGRDLTLGDTVTVDLFEPGEYVHVTSNAKGQGFQGVVKRHGFGGVGQRTHGQHNRERAPGSIGAASYPARVFKGMRMAGQTGNQRVTIENLEVLRVVPEKNLLVVKGSVAGPKNSYLIIRK